A stretch of the Thermus thermophilus genome encodes the following:
- a CDS encoding IS630 family transposase (programmed frameshift), giving the protein MAAPLRIQLTPEEDRLLLELSLDPRTHKKTRLWAMMVRLAAQGWTAPKIAQHFHKDRTTVYLVLRRFLREGLQGLVYRKPPGAPRKFTPEMAAFVEEKLAEDRVWTAPQLAEAIAERFGVRLAPKVVARHLRAMGYVWRRTRYVPRGRPEAEEVEAFVKEEEEGKKGAQEGVMEVGYLDESGFALTLPPTYAWCRRGEAKGVPRAWGKEGRVNVVGHLVRGREGERLFFALLEGPVRWEVVRGYLDRVAEGLTKPLKVFLDNAPFHRSRGVEGRRGVWRGRGLEVAYLPRYSPHLNPMENIWRRVKGFLMPRRHYGSLEELKDAVVQALKALGGVELKILEEGT; this is encoded by the exons ATGGCAGCCCCCCTTCGGATCCAGCTGACCCCTGAGGAGGACCGGCTCCTCCTGGAGCTCTCCCTGGACCCAAGGACCCACAAGAAGACCCGCCTGTGGGCCATGATGGTCCGCCTGGCGGCCCAGGGCTGGACCGCCCCAAAGATCGCCCAGCACTTCCACAAGGACCGCACCACCGTCTACCTCGTCCTCAGGCGCTTCCTGAGGGAGGGCCTCCAAGGCCTCGTCTACCGCAAACCCCCGGGAGCCCCCAGGAAGTTCACCCCGGAGATGGCCGCCTTCGTGGAGGAGAAACTGGCGGAAGATCGGGTCTGGACCGCCCCGCAACTTGCGGAGGCCATAGCCGAGCGCTTCGGGGTCCGCCTGGCCCCCAAGGTGGTGGCCCGGCACCTCAGGGCCATGGGGTATGTGTGGAGACGGACGCGGTACGTGCCCAGGGGTAGACCGGAGGCGGAAGAGGTGGAAGCCTTTGTGAAGGAGGAAGAGGAGG GCAAAAAGGGGGCTCAGGAGGGGGTGATGGAGGTGGGGTACTTGGACGAGAGCGGGTTTGCCCTGACCCTGCCTCCCACGTACGCCTGGTGCCGGAGGGGGGAGGCGAAGGGGGTGCCGCGGGCGTGGGGCAAGGAGGGGCGGGTGAACGTGGTGGGGCACCTGGTGCGGGGCCGGGAGGGGGAGCGGCTTTTCTTTGCCCTTTTGGAGGGGCCGGTGCGGTGGGAGGTGGTGCGGGGGTATCTGGACCGGGTGGCCGAGGGGTTGACCAAGCCCCTGAAGGTTTTCCTGGACAACGCGCCTTTCCACCGGTCCCGTGGGGTGGAGGGGAGGAGGGGGGTGTGGCGAGGGCGGGGGCTGGAGGTGGCCTACCTGCCGCGGTACAGCCCCCATTTGAACCCCATGGAGAACATCTGGCGGCGGGTGAAGGGGTTTTTGATGCCGAGGCGGCACTACGGGAGCCTTGAAGAGCTGAAGGACGCGGTAGTGCAGGCCCTAAAGGCCCTGGGGGGTGTGGAGTTGAAAATCTTGGAGGAGGGCACTTAG
- a CDS encoding tyrosine-type recombinase/integrase, translating to MARGRGGGSVYFNRRLNKWVVEVRWVEEATGKTARVVKYADTRREAEALRAELVSQRHKGLLAVPSRATVREFALHYLKQLEAEGLRPNSLRLARLELAYAIPSLKDPNQPDPFGSLRLQEVKPLHLQEVLNRVREGYAPRTVRKVYTRLKALFREAVALELLVRNPAEGLKLRLPEGEKAARALEPWEIEQLLGEADRSRSREMALLLRLVLETGLRRGEALALQWKDVDLERGELRVWRAWVKVNGKGSFTSPKTRAAKRIVPLPPGLGERLRTLREELLERLTPRELEETFLFGGDRPFDPDAFNHYLRRLAQRAGLGKVRVHDLRHTWATLALSRGIPLEVVSERLGHASPNVTLGIYRHLLEEERRGYVLDLEALLKGSQPRPQA from the coding sequence ATGGCCCGAGGCAGAGGAGGAGGGAGCGTTTACTTCAACCGGCGGCTGAACAAGTGGGTGGTGGAGGTCCGTTGGGTCGAGGAGGCCACGGGAAAGACGGCCCGTGTGGTCAAGTACGCGGACACCAGGCGGGAGGCCGAGGCGTTGCGGGCCGAGTTGGTGAGCCAGCGGCATAAAGGCCTCCTGGCCGTTCCCAGCCGGGCCACGGTCCGGGAGTTTGCCTTGCACTACCTCAAGCAGCTGGAGGCCGAGGGCCTGAGGCCAAACTCCCTCCGGCTCGCCCGCCTGGAGTTGGCCTATGCGATTCCTTCCCTGAAAGACCCCAACCAGCCGGATCCGTTCGGCTCCCTGAGGCTCCAGGAAGTGAAGCCCCTTCACCTGCAGGAGGTCCTGAACCGGGTGAGGGAAGGCTACGCCCCCCGAACGGTGCGGAAGGTCTACACCCGGCTCAAGGCCCTCTTTCGGGAGGCCGTGGCCCTGGAACTCCTTGTCCGCAATCCCGCGGAAGGGCTCAAGCTCCGTCTGCCGGAGGGGGAAAAGGCCGCTCGGGCTTTGGAACCCTGGGAGATCGAGCAGCTGCTCGGGGAAGCCGACCGGTCCCGGAGCCGGGAGATGGCCCTCTTGCTCCGTCTGGTCCTGGAGACCGGACTCCGCAGGGGGGAAGCCCTGGCCTTGCAGTGGAAGGACGTGGACCTGGAGCGGGGAGAGCTTCGGGTCTGGCGGGCTTGGGTCAAGGTGAACGGCAAGGGAAGCTTCACCTCCCCCAAGACCCGGGCGGCCAAACGGATCGTCCCCTTGCCCCCTGGTCTTGGGGAACGCCTTCGGACCCTGCGGGAGGAGCTCCTGGAACGGCTGACCCCCAGGGAACTTGAGGAGACCTTTCTCTTTGGCGGGGACCGGCCCTTTGACCCCGATGCCTTCAACCACTACCTCCGCCGCCTGGCCCAAAGGGCAGGGCTAGGGAAGGTGAGGGTGCACGACTTGAGGCACACCTGGGCTACCTTGGCCCTCTCCCGCGGCATTCCCCTGGAAGTGGTGAGCGAGCGGCTCGGCCATGCCAGCCCCAACGTCACCCTAGGGATCTACCGCCATCTCCTGGAGGAGGAGCGGCGAGGCTACGTCCTGGACCTGGAGGCCCTGCTCAAGGGTTCGCAGCCCCGGCCCCAGGCTTGA
- the hpt gene encoding hypoxanthine phosphoribosyltransferase, translating into MKGMFTPGNGPVQISAEAIRKRVEELGGEIARDYQGKTPHLVCVLNGAFIFMADLVRAIPLPLTLDFIAISSYGNAFKTSGEVELLKDLRLPIHGRDVIVVEDIVDTGLTLAYLLDYLEARKPASVRVAALLSKPSRRQVEVPIHYLGFEIEDAYVYGYGLDRAQFDRNLPFITSIRPEEMQMAET; encoded by the coding sequence ATGAAGGGCATGTTCACGCCGGGCAACGGACCCGTGCAGATCAGCGCCGAGGCCATAAGGAAGCGGGTGGAGGAGCTCGGGGGGGAGATCGCCCGGGACTACCAGGGCAAGACCCCCCACCTCGTCTGCGTCCTGAACGGGGCCTTCATCTTCATGGCCGACCTGGTGCGGGCCATCCCCCTCCCCCTCACCCTGGACTTCATCGCCATCAGCTCCTACGGGAACGCCTTTAAAACAAGCGGGGAGGTGGAGCTCCTGAAGGACCTCCGCCTTCCCATCCACGGCCGGGACGTGATCGTGGTGGAGGACATCGTGGACACGGGGCTCACCCTCGCCTACCTCCTGGACTACCTCGAGGCCCGGAAGCCCGCCTCCGTCCGCGTGGCCGCCCTCCTCTCCAAGCCCAGCCGCCGCCAGGTGGAGGTGCCCATCCACTACCTGGGCTTTGAGATTGAGGACGCCTACGTCTACGGCTACGGCCTGGACCGGGCCCAGTTTGACCGCAACCTGCCCTTCATCACCTCCATCCGCCCGGAAGAGATGCAGATGGCTGAAACATAA
- a CDS encoding MBL fold metallo-hydrolase gives MKSLDLGALKVHIFGGYREIGGNQILLDTEAGSLLLDFGKAFARWGNHFTEFLTPRSGLGLRDLLFLGLLPPIPGLYRDGNDDTLFPSPRERSLLKAQLDGEKVLALLLTHAHLDHSGAVAYLRRDLPVVATAATAAIAKAMQDASQVGLDGEAAYLNPRILDPNEGVLAAKGKSYLRRPFRLLHGQLSHFPQASPAKTKALEGFLWEGAPDPLDLGPFRVKAFPVDHSIPGACAFALDTPEGLVVYTGDLRRHGHWGQKTEDFLQNLEDKEVFLLITEGTRLGRDSKTYTEMDVKEALHRLLKGHPDAPVAVDFAPRNLERLLSTLEVGESLGRKLVVTPKDAYLLMALSEAETTWSDVLSRVKVLREGKGRRPGWEEAVWDDGRVDAITLEEIAKGPEAYVLAFGFYEVNRLLDFRLMERDLGRPSRTGIYVFSNSYWADQEQILDLKVLLQWLAALDFRLYPEDLAKLPSNAGEVGNPFHTSGHAPEGFLLEMVRRLKPRYLLPVHTEQPERWLELVGDEVKVLLAE, from the coding sequence ATGAAATCCCTCGACCTGGGTGCCCTAAAGGTCCACATATTCGGGGGCTACCGCGAAATTGGCGGCAACCAAATCCTTCTGGACACAGAGGCTGGATCTTTGCTTCTGGATTTTGGCAAGGCCTTCGCCCGTTGGGGAAACCACTTCACCGAATTCCTCACCCCTCGCTCAGGCTTGGGCTTGCGGGACCTTCTCTTCTTAGGCCTTCTACCCCCTATCCCTGGTCTTTACCGGGACGGAAACGACGACACCCTTTTCCCCTCCCCCCGAGAGAGGAGTCTCCTGAAGGCGCAACTGGACGGGGAAAAGGTCCTAGCCCTCCTCCTCACCCATGCCCACTTGGACCATTCTGGCGCGGTGGCCTATTTGCGTAGGGACCTTCCCGTAGTGGCCACCGCGGCCACAGCCGCCATAGCTAAAGCCATGCAGGACGCTTCGCAGGTGGGCCTTGACGGGGAAGCCGCCTACTTGAACCCCCGCATCCTGGATCCCAATGAGGGTGTCCTTGCCGCCAAGGGCAAGAGCTACCTCCGCCGTCCCTTCCGTCTTCTCCACGGACAGCTGTCCCACTTCCCCCAAGCCTCACCCGCCAAGACCAAGGCCTTGGAAGGCTTCCTTTGGGAAGGAGCTCCTGATCCCCTCGATTTAGGCCCTTTCCGGGTGAAGGCTTTCCCCGTGGACCACTCCATCCCCGGAGCCTGTGCCTTTGCTCTAGACACGCCCGAGGGTCTGGTGGTGTACACCGGGGACCTGCGCCGCCACGGGCACTGGGGACAAAAGACGGAGGACTTCCTACAGAACCTGGAGGACAAGGAGGTTTTCCTGCTCATCACGGAAGGGACTCGGCTAGGGCGGGACTCCAAGACCTACACCGAGATGGATGTGAAAGAGGCCCTCCACCGACTGCTCAAGGGACACCCCGATGCCCCCGTCGCGGTGGATTTTGCCCCTCGCAACCTGGAACGCCTTCTCTCTACCCTGGAGGTAGGGGAAAGCCTGGGACGCAAGCTGGTGGTCACCCCCAAGGACGCCTACCTCCTCATGGCCCTCTCCGAAGCCGAGACCACCTGGAGCGATGTTCTTTCGCGGGTCAAGGTGCTTCGGGAGGGCAAGGGCCGCAGGCCAGGGTGGGAGGAGGCGGTTTGGGACGATGGAAGGGTTGATGCCATCACCCTAGAGGAGATCGCAAAGGGCCCTGAGGCGTACGTGCTAGCCTTCGGGTTCTACGAGGTCAACCGCCTCCTGGACTTCCGCCTCATGGAAAGGGACTTGGGCAGGCCCTCCCGGACGGGAATCTACGTCTTCAGCAACTCCTACTGGGCGGACCAAGAGCAGATCCTTGACCTCAAGGTGCTCCTCCAATGGCTCGCGGCCTTGGATTTTCGGCTTTACCCAGAAGACCTTGCCAAACTCCCCTCAAACGCAGGGGAAGTGGGCAACCCCTTCCACACCTCCGGTCATGCCCCCGAAGGGTTTCTCCTGGAGATGGTGCGCCGTCTCAAACCCAGGTACCTTTTGCCGGTGCACACCGAGCAACCCGAGCGGTGGCTGGAGCTCGTAGGGGACGAGGTCAAGGTCCTGTTGGCGGAGTGA